In Magnetococcales bacterium, a single genomic region encodes these proteins:
- a CDS encoding alcohol dehydrogenase catalytic domain-containing protein, with protein MRGLFWNGRWQLRHDLPLPEVPPGEALIRIRLAGICGTDLAIARGYLNFQGIPGHEFVGDVVAPQDSAWHGRRVVGEINGVCGTCPPCQRQEQSHCLRRTTLGIRGRQGVFADYCLLPLANLHAVPEAITDTMAVFVEPLAAAQEIVQQCHIRPTDRVMVVGDGRLGQLIARVLRLTGCDLTVVGHHPDKLQPLAKMGMSTCLEASSAMGQGSADWVVECTGRLAGWETARRLVRPRGTIVLKSTLPEKALLDTSAWVVDEITVRGSRCGPFPPALRLLAAGLIPVTDLVEEVHPLSDGVTAMERAGRHGARKVLIRMD; from the coding sequence ATGCGAGGATTGTTTTGGAATGGCCGATGGCAGCTCAGGCATGATCTTCCCCTACCTGAAGTTCCTCCTGGCGAGGCCCTGATCCGGATCCGGTTGGCCGGGATTTGCGGTACGGATCTCGCCATTGCCCGTGGTTACCTGAATTTTCAAGGTATTCCCGGGCATGAGTTTGTCGGCGACGTGGTTGCCCCGCAGGATTCAGCATGGCATGGCCGGCGGGTAGTGGGGGAGATCAATGGCGTTTGTGGCACCTGCCCCCCTTGCCAGCGCCAGGAGCAGAGCCACTGTCTGCGGCGCACCACCCTGGGCATTCGCGGACGCCAGGGTGTTTTTGCCGACTATTGCCTGCTCCCCCTGGCCAATCTCCACGCTGTGCCGGAGGCCATCACGGACACCATGGCGGTCTTTGTCGAACCCTTGGCCGCAGCGCAGGAAATTGTCCAGCAGTGCCACATCCGACCAACCGACCGGGTCATGGTGGTGGGTGATGGCCGCCTCGGTCAGCTCATCGCCCGGGTGTTGCGCCTGACCGGGTGTGACCTGACCGTTGTGGGTCACCACCCCGACAAGCTGCAACCGCTGGCAAAGATGGGCATGTCGACCTGCCTGGAGGCGTCATCCGCCATGGGCCAGGGGTCCGCTGATTGGGTGGTGGAGTGTACCGGGCGCCTTGCGGGATGGGAAACCGCCCGCCGGCTGGTCCGTCCCCGGGGAACCATCGTTCTGAAGAGTACCCTGCCGGAAAAAGCCCTCCTGGATACATCGGCGTGGGTGGTGGATGAAATCACGGTGCGCGGCTCCCGTTGTGGCCCCTTTCCACCGGCACTACGGCTGCTGGCGGCGGGCCTGATCCCCGTAACCGATCTGGTGGAGGAGGTCCATCCCTTGAGCGATGGCGTGACGGCCATGGAGCGCGCCGGGCGGCATGGCGCTCGCAAAGTGCTGATTCGTATGGATTAA
- a CDS encoding homoserine O-acetyltransferase, with the protein MTLASQPGSVGIVTTQYVDLFTREKPLALDCGATLGPVHVAYETYGQLNADASNAVLICHALSGNAHAAGLHRLDDKHPGWWDDYIGPGKPFDTQKFYIISTNNLGGCNGTTGPSSIDPETGKPFGLRFPMITLGDMTRLQKAFIDHLGIKKLLSVAGGSMGGMIALQWALDYPDQVASSIIIGSTPRLSAQNIAFNAVARQAIMSDPHFNHGDHYEGPRPENGLALARMMAHITYLSEKGLHEKFGRRLQNRENLSYGFENDFAVESYLSYQGSSFVRRFDANTYLYITKAMDYYDPFPDPETTAKRLKPVTARFLVMCFDTDWRFDTSRSKELVKILNWNRKEVTFQELSSPHGHDAFLLDAPQYKESLAGFLRRLLEETTRQEINVA; encoded by the coding sequence ATGACGCTGGCAAGCCAACCGGGTTCAGTCGGTATCGTCACCACCCAATACGTCGACCTGTTCACCAGGGAGAAACCTCTCGCCCTGGATTGCGGTGCCACGCTTGGACCGGTGCATGTCGCCTACGAAACCTACGGCCAATTAAACGCCGACGCCTCCAACGCCGTCCTGATCTGCCATGCCCTCTCCGGCAATGCCCATGCGGCTGGTCTCCACCGCCTTGACGACAAACATCCCGGCTGGTGGGATGACTATATCGGACCGGGCAAGCCGTTCGATACGCAAAAATTCTACATCATCAGCACCAACAATCTGGGCGGATGCAACGGCACCACGGGGCCATCCAGCATCGACCCTGAAACGGGGAAGCCCTTCGGATTACGTTTCCCCATGATCACCCTCGGGGATATGACCCGCCTGCAAAAAGCCTTTATAGACCACCTCGGCATCAAAAAACTCCTCTCCGTGGCGGGGGGCTCCATGGGGGGCATGATCGCCCTGCAATGGGCCCTGGACTACCCGGATCAGGTCGCCTCCAGCATCATCATCGGTTCCACGCCCAGGCTCTCGGCGCAGAATATTGCTTTCAATGCCGTGGCGCGCCAAGCCATCATGTCCGACCCGCATTTCAATCACGGCGACCATTACGAAGGTCCACGTCCGGAAAACGGATTGGCCCTGGCCCGCATGATGGCCCACATCACCTACCTCTCCGAGAAGGGTCTGCACGAAAAATTTGGCCGTCGGCTGCAAAATCGGGAAAATCTCTCCTATGGGTTTGAAAACGACTTTGCCGTGGAGAGCTATCTCAGTTACCAGGGATCCTCGTTCGTGCGCCGCTTCGATGCCAACACCTATCTCTACATCACCAAGGCCATGGACTATTACGACCCGTTTCCGGATCCGGAAACCACGGCCAAACGGCTCAAACCGGTCACGGCCCGTTTTTTGGTGATGTGTTTCGACACCGATTGGCGTTTTGATACCAGCCGCTCCAAGGAGCTGGTCAAAATATTGAATTGGAACCGCAAAGAGGTCACATTTCAGGAACTTTCCTCCCCGCACGGTCACGATGCCTTCCTGTTGGACGCACCGCAATACAAAGAGTCCCTGGCCGGTTTTTTGCGGCGACTTTTGGAAGAGACCACCCGCCAGGAGATAAACGTTGCCTGA
- the metW gene encoding methionine biosynthesis protein MetW translates to MPELRVDLEVIAGLVAEGSRVMDLGCGDGMLLGHLIGKKKVRGFGVEISLEGVRVCIERGVPVYHGDIDQGLSDHHDNAFDYVILSHTLQTITKPRFVIEEMLRVGKKSIVSFPNFGHWRNRLALTFSGRMPLNPQFPFEWHNTPNIHVCTIMDFQDLCRSMNVRIIQQIPLGWTGNRPHGKVKRLLANLLVPMAAANLLAPMAVFLLEKGEP, encoded by the coding sequence TTGCCTGAGTTGCGCGTTGACCTGGAGGTGATCGCCGGTTTGGTGGCGGAGGGTTCCCGTGTCATGGACCTGGGCTGCGGTGACGGCATGCTGCTCGGACATCTCATCGGCAAAAAAAAGGTCCGGGGATTCGGGGTCGAAATCTCCCTGGAGGGGGTGCGGGTCTGCATCGAGCGCGGAGTGCCCGTCTACCATGGCGACATCGACCAGGGGTTGTCCGATCACCACGACAACGCCTTCGACTACGTCATCCTGTCCCATACCCTGCAAACCATCACCAAACCGCGTTTCGTCATCGAAGAGATGCTGCGCGTCGGCAAGAAGAGCATTGTCTCCTTTCCCAATTTTGGTCATTGGCGCAATCGTCTGGCTTTGACCTTTTCGGGGCGCATGCCCTTGAATCCCCAGTTCCCCTTCGAGTGGCACAATACGCCCAACATCCATGTCTGCACCATCATGGATTTTCAGGATTTGTGCCGTTCCATGAATGTCCGGATCATTCAACAAATCCCCCTGGGATGGACCGGGAACCGGCCCCATGGCAAGGTCAAACGTCTCCTTGCCAATCTCCTTGTCCCCATGGCAGCGGCCAATCTGCTGGCGCCCATGGCCGTTTTTCTTCTGGAAAAGGGGGAGCCGTGA
- the hpt gene encoding hypoxanthine phosphoribosyltransferase, producing the protein MNHQVTILFTETQIQERISAMAKEMAPHLDREPVLIGVLKGALILTADLMRALSRLGIKPFVDFMVLSSYGKGTTSSGQVQVRMDQTMDLTGRQVLLLDDILDSGNTLAFAVRRLRDKGATQILTCVLLDKPARREVPFAADFVGFTIPDAFVVGYGIDYAEHHRELPHVGVRLETHGKE; encoded by the coding sequence GTGAACCACCAGGTCACCATCCTGTTCACGGAAACCCAAATCCAGGAGAGAATTTCCGCAATGGCAAAAGAGATGGCGCCGCACCTGGATCGGGAACCGGTTCTCATCGGGGTGCTCAAGGGGGCTCTGATCCTGACCGCCGACCTGATGCGCGCCCTCTCCCGACTGGGCATCAAACCCTTCGTGGACTTTATGGTTCTCTCCTCCTATGGCAAGGGAACAACCTCCAGCGGGCAAGTGCAGGTTCGCATGGACCAAACCATGGACTTGACGGGACGGCAGGTGCTCCTCCTGGATGACATCCTCGACAGTGGCAACACCTTAGCCTTTGCCGTGCGCCGCCTGCGCGACAAGGGCGCCACACAAATTCTCACCTGCGTTCTGCTCGACAAACCGGCCCGCCGGGAGGTTCCGTTCGCCGCCGACTTTGTCGGTTTTACCATTCCGGACGCCTTCGTCGTCGGTTACGGAATCGATTATGCCGAGCACCACCGAGAGCTGCCCCATGTGGGCGTTCGTTTGGAAACCCACGGAAAAGAGTGA
- the gph gene encoding phosphoglycolate phosphatase (PGP is an essential enzyme in the glycolate salvage pathway in higher organisms (photorespiration in plants). Phosphoglycolate results from the oxidase activity of RubisCO in the Calvin cycle when concentrations of carbon dioxide are low relative to oxygen. This enzyme is a member of the Haloacid Dehalogenase (HAD) superfamily of aspartate-nucleophile hydrolase enzymes (PF00702).), whose protein sequence is MPAQDSAPLACHAILFDLDGTLVDTSQDLWRALNHVVEKRGYPALAHDLVRDYVGHGARSLIARGFWGKAATPPQPGVDRDFDAALQEFLDHYAAHLADHSRPFPGVMETLELLREQGFLLGVVTNKPLHLSISLVEQLAMTHFFATIVGGGSIPQFKPEPQPLWHALDVMQRSADRAVMVGDSETDILAARAAACPVVAVSYGYNGGMSIPDLHPDRMIDHFSQLPTHLVFAP, encoded by the coding sequence ATGCCTGCCCAAGATTCTGCACCTCTGGCTTGTCATGCCATACTTTTCGACCTCGACGGCACCCTTGTGGATACCTCCCAGGATTTGTGGCGAGCCTTGAATCACGTCGTTGAAAAACGCGGCTATCCAGCGTTGGCGCACGACCTGGTGCGCGATTATGTGGGACACGGCGCCCGGTCGTTGATCGCCCGGGGTTTCTGGGGCAAAGCCGCCACACCCCCGCAGCCGGGTGTGGATCGGGATTTCGATGCGGCGCTCCAGGAGTTTCTGGACCATTATGCCGCCCACCTTGCCGACCACTCGCGCCCTTTCCCCGGCGTCATGGAAACTCTGGAGCTGTTGCGGGAGCAAGGGTTCCTCCTGGGGGTGGTCACCAACAAACCGCTGCACCTGTCGATCTCCCTGGTGGAACAGTTGGCCATGACCCATTTTTTTGCCACTATTGTGGGTGGTGGTTCCATCCCTCAATTCAAACCGGAACCCCAACCTCTCTGGCACGCCCTGGATGTGATGCAGCGATCAGCCGACCGGGCGGTCATGGTGGGCGACTCGGAAACCGATATCCTGGCTGCCCGGGCAGCGGCATGTCCGGTGGTGGCTGTCTCCTACGGGTACAACGGCGGCATGTCGATTCCGGATCTCCACCCGGACCGTATGATCGATCATTTTTCGCAGCTTCCGACCCACTTGGTCTTTGCCCCATGA
- a CDS encoding ATP phosphoribosyltransferase: MTRQLKLGIPKGSLEKSTMELFLQAGWKIDTHSRNYFPSVNDPDLYCALVRPQEMARYVTDGTLDLGLTGQDWIIERDCQDEVANICELEYSKSTNKPCRWVLVVPKDSPIQSVADLQGKKIATELVNFTQKYLQQRQIQADVQFSWGATEAKVVEGLVDAVVEITETGSTIRAHGLRIVADLLETRTQLIANKDALRDPWKKTKIDQVALLLQAALAARHHVVLKMNVAENLAEEVVKMLPCLRAPTVSHLYRTNWVAVETVVNRNLVRDLIPRLKEMGAEGILEYDLQKVV, encoded by the coding sequence ATGACCAGACAACTGAAACTTGGCATCCCCAAGGGAAGCCTGGAAAAGTCCACCATGGAACTTTTTCTCCAGGCCGGATGGAAAATCGATACCCACTCCCGGAACTATTTTCCTTCGGTCAACGATCCAGATCTCTATTGTGCGCTGGTCCGCCCCCAGGAGATGGCGCGTTATGTCACGGATGGAACGCTGGATCTGGGGTTGACCGGTCAGGATTGGATCATCGAACGGGATTGTCAGGATGAGGTGGCCAATATTTGCGAGCTGGAATATTCCAAAAGCACCAACAAACCCTGCCGTTGGGTTTTGGTGGTGCCCAAGGACTCTCCCATCCAATCCGTGGCCGATCTGCAAGGTAAAAAGATTGCCACGGAGCTGGTCAACTTTACCCAAAAATATCTGCAACAACGCCAAATCCAGGCCGATGTGCAATTCTCCTGGGGAGCGACCGAGGCCAAGGTGGTGGAAGGGTTGGTGGATGCCGTGGTGGAGATCACGGAGACTGGTTCAACCATTCGTGCGCATGGTTTGCGCATTGTGGCCGACCTGCTTGAAACCCGCACCCAATTGATCGCCAACAAGGATGCCTTGCGCGATCCCTGGAAAAAGACCAAGATCGACCAGGTGGCTCTGCTGTTGCAAGCCGCCTTGGCCGCCCGTCACCACGTTGTTCTCAAAATGAATGTCGCGGAAAATCTGGCGGAAGAGGTGGTCAAGATGCTCCCCTGCCTGCGTGCGCCGACGGTGAGTCACCTCTATCGCACCAACTGGGTCGCCGTGGAAACCGTCGTTAACCGCAACCTGGTGCGCGACCTTATTCCCCGGCTCAAAGAGATGGGGGCGGAAGGCATTCTGGAATACGATCTGCAAAAAGTGGTATGA
- the raiA gene encoding ribosome-associated translation inhibitor RaiA encodes MDIKFEGRNVELGDELRERIQKRMEAMDRRFGPVTHARVSVQKNAHKNEGRAEVTAVVNVSGTTLTAKRESATVVAAVNDALETLDLELQHFTEKHKEHRR; translated from the coding sequence ATGGATATAAAATTTGAAGGCCGAAATGTGGAGTTGGGTGACGAGTTGCGGGAACGGATCCAAAAACGTATGGAGGCCATGGATCGTCGTTTTGGTCCCGTCACCCATGCTCGGGTGTCCGTGCAAAAAAATGCCCATAAAAATGAAGGACGGGCTGAAGTGACGGCTGTCGTCAATGTCTCCGGCACGACTCTCACCGCCAAGAGAGAGTCTGCCACCGTTGTGGCCGCTGTCAACGACGCTCTGGAGACCCTTGATCTGGAGTTGCAGCATTTTACGGAAAAGCACAAAGAGCACCGCCGGTAG